The Aminipila terrae nucleotide sequence CTTCCTGAGCTCCTTCGTTGGATCAGGAAAGATTTATTTAACACTGTTGAATATGTCTGCTCTGAATGGGTTTTTAATGTGGCTTGTTATTACAATTTGTTATTACCGATTCAGAAGAGGCTATATCATTCAGGGATATAAACTGGAAAACCTTACTTATACAGCAAAGTGGTTTCCATCAGGTCCGATTTTTGCCATGTGCGCCATTGGCATTATTGTAATCGGCCAGGATATCGTACTCTTTACAGGAGATACCATCGACTGGTTCTCAGTTATTTCAATTAATTTATGTCTGGTATTATTTGTTGTACCATATTTTATTTATAAGATTAAATACAAAACAAAAATGATACCTTTAGATAAAATTGATTATTTAAATAAAGAAAGTGTATTCTAAAATTATAATAAAATGGAGGTAATGAAATGTTAGAAAAAGATCAATTTGCAAAAGACAGTGGAGCATGGTGTAATTTAAATCACCCGGAAATGTCTGAAAAAGAGTCAGACTTAGTTATTTTTGGGATTCCATTTGACAAAGGAGTCAGTTATCGTGCAGGAGCATCAAAAGGGCCTTCCGTGTTAAGGGAAAATACGTTTTGCTCAACCCCATATACCGAGCAATTTGAAAGTTTTGCCCGTTTAAATGTACACGATGCGGGAGACTTCAAGGGCAACAACAGAGACGAACTATTTGAAGAGATTACAGATTATGTATGCCATCTGGTAAAAAATAATATCTTTTTTACTGCTGTGGGAGGAGATCACTCTGTAACCATTCCCATTGAAGCTGGCATAGACAGAGCTTTAGATGAGCAATTCGGCATCATTCATATTGATGCACATTTTGATTTGTGTGACACTCTTAATGGAGATTTCCTCTCCCACGGTTCTGTTGAAAGAAGAGCTTTGGATTTAAAAAATATTTCAGGTACTGATAATTTGTACTTCGTAGGCATACGATCCATTGAACCAGATGAATTCGCATTTAAAGAAAAAAATCATATTAATGTGCAAAGTGCATTCAACTGCCATAAGCTTAGTATTGAAAAAGTTGCAGAGGATGTTGTGGCTAAAATGAGCAAATTTAATAAAGTGTACATAACCCTTGATATTGACTGCCTTGACCCTGCCTTTGCTGCAGGAACTGGAACTCCTCAGTTTGGCGGCCTTTACAGCAGGCAACTCCTTGAATTGCTTGACATTTTATTTAACAAACTCAATATCATTGCATTTGATGTTGTTGAAGTGGCCCCAGAATTGGATCCATCTTTAACTTCCATGTTTGCAGCACGGAGAATCATAACAGAATGCTGGGGACACTATGCAAGAAAAATAGGTAAAATAGGAGAATAAAAATATATCTCCAAAAGCCAGCGTCTCAGGATGCTGGCTTTAATTATGTTTTGATTTAAAAATTTGCCAAATAACATATTGACGTTTTTCGATTTAATGCATATAATAACCATATAATTGATACAAATGAGGGGTGGATGAATTGGGTAACGTATACCAGGAAAATGCAAAGGTATTTAAAGCTTTTTGCGATGAAAACCGTTTAATGATATTAGAGTTATTGCAAAGTGGTGAAAAGTGTGCCTGCAGATTACTGGAGGATTTACATATCAGCCAGTCAACCCTATCCCACCATATGCGTATTTTATGTGATTCAGGGATTGTGCAGGGCCGTAAGGAAGGCAAATGGATACACTATTCCATCAATATCCAAGGTAGTGAACATGCAAAGTACTACTGAATCAACTTACTAAAATAAATGGAAATAGCAGTGATTGCTG carries:
- the speB gene encoding agmatinase; the encoded protein is MLEKDQFAKDSGAWCNLNHPEMSEKESDLVIFGIPFDKGVSYRAGASKGPSVLRENTFCSTPYTEQFESFARLNVHDAGDFKGNNRDELFEEITDYVCHLVKNNIFFTAVGGDHSVTIPIEAGIDRALDEQFGIIHIDAHFDLCDTLNGDFLSHGSVERRALDLKNISGTDNLYFVGIRSIEPDEFAFKEKNHINVQSAFNCHKLSIEKVAEDVVAKMSKFNKVYITLDIDCLDPAFAAGTGTPQFGGLYSRQLLELLDILFNKLNIIAFDVVEVAPELDPSLTSMFAARRIITECWGHYARKIGKIGE
- a CDS encoding ArsR/SmtB family transcription factor, which produces MGNVYQENAKVFKAFCDENRLMILELLQSGEKCACRLLEDLHISQSTLSHHMRILCDSGIVQGRKEGKWIHYSINIQGSEHAKYY